A stretch of the Papaver somniferum cultivar HN1 chromosome 6, ASM357369v1, whole genome shotgun sequence genome encodes the following:
- the LOC113291167 gene encoding uncharacterized protein LOC113291167: MPFGLSNAPNTFMQVMNQVLTALRKHKLYAATKKCSFCTDKVLFLGYVITKEGIKVDESKIDALRTWPSPSTLTKAKAFHGFASFYRHFIKNFSTIVALITDCLKTGNFIWTEEVERSFHDIKHKLMTTTILSLPDFTKTFEVHTDASKVGVGAVLSQQGRSVAYFSEKLGGSKLRYSTYELEFYVIVQTFNHWRHYLIHGAFFLYTDYDALKYTGQQDSIRPRHSQWSNYLQELPS, encoded by the exons ttggtttatcCAATGCTCCAAACACATTTATGCAAGTGATGAATCAG GTGCTTACTGCATTGCGGAAACATAAGTTGTATGCAGCAACAAAGAAATGCTCTTTTTGCACCGATaaggttcttttccttggttatGTGATAACCAAAGAAGGAATCAAGGTTGACGAAAGTAAAATTGATGCATTGAGAACTTGGCCAAGCCCTTCAACCTTAACAAAAGCAAAGGCGTTTCATGGTTTTGCGTCTTTCTATAggcattttatcaaaaatttcagTACTATAGTGGCTCTCATTACAGACTGTTTGAAAACAGGGAATTTTATCTGGACGGAAGAGGTagaaaggagttttcatgatataAAACACAAGCTTATGACTACTACAATACTGTCATTACCAGACTTTACGAAAACCTTTGAGGTACACACTGATGCCTCCAAGGTTGGTGTTGGAGCTGTTCTTAGCCAACAAGGAAGATCCGTGGCATATTTCAGCGAGAAGTTGGGTGGGTCAAAGCTTAGGTACAGTACTTACGAACTCGAGTTTTATGTTATTGTTCAAACTTTCAATCACTGGCGGCATTACCTTATCCACGGTGCATTTTTTCTCTACACCGACTATGATGCATTGAAATACACTGGGCAACAGGATTCTATAAGACCAAGACACTCACAGTGGTCTAATTATTTACAAGAGTTACCTTCGTGA